The proteins below are encoded in one region of Thermococcus peptonophilus:
- a CDS encoding proton-conducting transporter transmembrane domain-containing protein, which yields MEVGIVPVIPLGFAFFLPFIAFATGKNRKVVIAYALTAQTVAFLAGIKLFKMAYSSNEPLVYAFGNWIAPIGIVFEVDRLSATLVLTATFGFLMAGIYSARFIREHGLEFFYTFLLGLEAGTLGAFMTGDAFNLFVMLEVLGASAYAIVGFYRNRSESIEGAFKYGISGAVATSLYFLALGFLYASLGTVNMADLSAKFHGIDFPITVKVFGDPTLALGIFFALTISMVLVKSAIFPGHYWLPDAYQGAPIPVGAVLSGFVEVVGIYALMRFLYTVFQGVSFSGWLSLVFFTLGTATAFLGSLMMLVQRDVKRVIAYSTILHMGYLFMTLGVGTELAVLAINFHIVNHAIAKMLLFFTVGAFIYRTGKTKIDELSGVGKKMPVTTFLFGIATLSLVGVPPLNVFFSKMLIFDALMQKSVWLASVVIITSAIAAWAYFKLFITLWRGKPVEGHGHHGENEHEEEKHNLGIEGGEVWTLTSVNLILGLLVVLFGILAPVLIDSYFHGAAVQAMDYKSYIEAVRKLAETVLLNA from the coding sequence ATGGAGGTTGGGATAGTCCCAGTCATACCGCTTGGCTTTGCATTCTTCCTCCCGTTCATAGCCTTTGCAACTGGAAAGAACAGAAAAGTCGTGATAGCCTACGCCCTAACCGCCCAAACTGTGGCTTTCCTCGCTGGAATCAAGCTCTTCAAGATGGCCTACTCATCGAATGAGCCCTTAGTTTACGCTTTCGGGAACTGGATAGCACCGATAGGCATAGTTTTTGAGGTTGACAGGCTCTCTGCGACGCTGGTTCTGACCGCTACGTTTGGCTTCTTGATGGCGGGAATATACTCGGCCAGGTTCATCAGGGAGCATGGTTTAGAGTTCTTCTACACCTTCCTTTTAGGCCTTGAGGCTGGAACTCTGGGAGCCTTCATGACGGGGGATGCCTTCAACCTCTTCGTCATGCTCGAGGTCCTCGGCGCTTCCGCCTACGCCATAGTTGGCTTCTACCGGAACAGGAGCGAGAGCATCGAGGGAGCCTTCAAGTACGGGATAAGCGGTGCCGTGGCTACGAGCCTCTACTTCTTGGCTCTCGGCTTCCTCTACGCATCCCTTGGAACCGTTAACATGGCCGATCTGAGCGCCAAATTCCATGGGATAGACTTTCCGATAACGGTGAAGGTCTTCGGCGACCCAACTCTAGCCCTTGGAATTTTCTTTGCACTGACGATATCGATGGTTCTCGTAAAGAGCGCCATCTTTCCGGGCCACTACTGGCTTCCGGATGCCTACCAGGGCGCACCAATACCCGTAGGTGCAGTACTCAGCGGCTTCGTTGAGGTCGTTGGAATATACGCCCTCATGAGGTTCCTTTACACAGTCTTCCAGGGTGTTTCCTTCTCGGGCTGGCTCTCGCTGGTCTTCTTCACGCTCGGAACCGCGACGGCCTTCCTCGGCTCGCTGATGATGCTGGTTCAGAGGGACGTCAAGAGGGTCATAGCCTACTCGACGATACTCCACATGGGCTACCTTTTCATGACGCTCGGTGTTGGGACAGAGCTTGCTGTTTTAGCCATAAACTTCCACATAGTGAACCACGCCATAGCAAAGATGCTCCTCTTCTTTACCGTTGGGGCCTTCATTTACAGGACTGGAAAGACGAAGATAGACGAGCTATCCGGCGTTGGGAAGAAGATGCCCGTAACGACCTTTCTCTTCGGAATAGCCACGCTCAGCCTCGTTGGGGTTCCTCCGCTGAACGTCTTCTTCAGCAAGATGCTGATCTTCGACGCGCTGATGCAGAAGAGTGTCTGGCTTGCTTCAGTAGTCATTATCACGAGCGCCATAGCGGCCTGGGCCTACTTTAAGCTCTTCATAACTCTGTGGCGTGGAAAGCCCGTCGAGGGGCACGGTCATCACGGAGAGAATGAGCATGAGGAAGAAAAACACAATTTGGGAATCGAAGGCGGCGAGGTCTGGACTCTTACTTCTGTAAACCTCATACTCGGCCTGCTTGTGGTGCTCTTCGGCATCCTCGCACCTGTGTTGATAGACAGCTACTTCCACGGGGCAGCGGTTCAGGCGATGGATTACAAGAGCTACATCGAGGCCGTGAGGAAGCTGGCGGAGACTGTTCTTCTAAATGCGTAA